The Paracholeplasma brassicae genome contains a region encoding:
- a CDS encoding phosphatase PAP2 family protein — MRFVDFFQQFSTPILDWFFRIITEFGDQYFFILLGAILYWTIDKKFAFKFMISFLASAFINGGLKEITNARRPYENGAKPILGLKTHGSSMPSGHAQSIGLIGIVMTDRFKHVTWVKYVFYALMVLVPISRVYLGQHYLHDVIVGLSLGVFFGILFMWLLTVKNDNVEEIRALYLIPVLIILLFFVYNRDLYIASFAYMGLALGYFVEKRYVNYDINGPMKHQVIKVLIGLIGALLIKEGLKPLFELISDAYILDGIRYFLIAIWASLGVMYLSKMYLAK; from the coding sequence ATGAGATTCGTAGATTTTTTTCAGCAGTTTTCAACCCCAATACTTGATTGGTTTTTTAGAATAATCACTGAGTTCGGAGACCAATATTTCTTTATTTTATTAGGTGCAATTTTGTACTGGACAATCGACAAAAAATTCGCTTTTAAATTTATGATTTCGTTTTTAGCTTCTGCATTTATTAACGGTGGTCTTAAAGAAATTACAAACGCAAGAAGACCTTATGAAAATGGGGCTAAACCAATCTTAGGTTTAAAAACGCATGGCTCGTCCATGCCGAGTGGTCATGCACAGTCAATCGGTTTAATAGGTATCGTAATGACTGACCGGTTTAAGCATGTTACATGGGTGAAGTACGTATTTTATGCTTTAATGGTTTTAGTTCCAATCTCTCGGGTTTATTTAGGTCAACATTACCTTCACGATGTTATTGTAGGCTTATCACTCGGGGTGTTTTTTGGAATTCTATTTATGTGGCTACTAACGGTAAAGAATGACAATGTCGAAGAAATTAGGGCATTATACTTAATTCCAGTATTGATCATACTCTTGTTTTTCGTTTACAACCGTGATCTCTACATTGCTTCATTTGCGTATATGGGACTTGCACTCGGTTATTTTGTCGAAAAAAGATACGTCAACTACGACATCAATGGGCCAATGAAACACCAAGTGATTAAAGTCCTTATTGGTTTAATTGGTGCACTTCTAATAAAAGAAGGATTAAAACCCCTGTTTGAACTTATATCAGATGCTTATATTTTAGATGGCATTCGATATTTCTTAATAGCAATATGGGCTAGTTTAGGTGTAATGTACCTATCAAAAATGTATCTAGCAAAATAA
- a CDS encoding patatin-like phospholipase family protein produces the protein MKPKVGLMLGGGGAKGGYQLGVIKALQEEKLLDNIDCIAGTSIGAINGLLIATLKDADKIYETWVYAQEKQKEVKGFTRFKEDKRGLFSLDVLRDVFRKTIDIKKLENSPIDLYVVTSKLINPKLIASQIRTSNYEKCVFRINDAQDAMDKVIASASIPLYFGPTQIGLEFHVDGGVVDNNPIDVLIDAGCEVILTVPLDHGFDPSIYRHKNVMIINLTDLSVFQKVSILDAYDIIRFDQTHINEKANYGYFVAKDVISKLRDLNLLKKGLILNYNENFVKPTRYIYFDVPLETYEKVQKLKEERVIKRKEQKKRQKYQKKLNKKMKEDNQ, from the coding sequence ATGAAACCTAAAGTCGGTTTAATGCTTGGTGGTGGTGGCGCTAAGGGTGGGTATCAACTTGGCGTTATAAAAGCGTTACAGGAAGAAAAACTTTTAGACAACATTGACTGCATCGCAGGTACATCAATTGGCGCGATTAATGGCTTATTGATTGCTACACTTAAGGATGCCGATAAAATATATGAAACTTGGGTTTATGCTCAAGAAAAACAAAAAGAGGTCAAAGGCTTTACAAGATTCAAAGAAGACAAAAGAGGCTTGTTTAGTCTAGATGTTTTAAGAGATGTCTTTAGAAAGACGATAGACATAAAAAAACTTGAAAACAGTCCAATTGATTTATATGTCGTGACATCAAAACTGATTAATCCGAAATTAATTGCCTCACAAATTCGAACAAGCAACTATGAAAAGTGTGTATTTCGAATCAATGACGCACAAGATGCTATGGATAAAGTCATTGCTAGTGCCTCTATTCCGCTCTATTTTGGACCTACGCAAATTGGCTTAGAATTTCATGTGGATGGCGGGGTTGTTGATAATAACCCGATTGATGTGTTAATTGATGCCGGTTGTGAGGTAATCCTTACAGTTCCATTAGATCATGGGTTTGATCCTTCAATCTACAGACACAAGAATGTAATGATTATTAATTTAACCGACTTAAGCGTATTTCAAAAAGTGTCTATTTTAGATGCTTACGACATCATCCGTTTTGATCAAACACACATCAATGAAAAAGCTAACTATGGCTATTTTGTTGCTAAAGATGTAATATCAAAACTAAGGGACCTAAATTTGTTGAAAAAAGGATTAATATTAAATTACAATGAAAATTTTGTTAAACCTACGAGATACATTTACTTTGATGTACCGCTTGAAACGTATGAGAAAGTTCAAAAACTAAAAGAAGAACGTGTAATTAAAAGAAAAGAACAAAAGAAACGTCAAAAATACCAAAAGAAATTAAATAAGAAAATGAAAGAGGATAACCAATGA
- the smpB gene encoding SsrA-binding protein SmpB, with product MKIVATNRKATHDYFIEHKYEAGIQLLGTEIKSIRQSKANINDAFIQIKNGELFVINMHISHYEYGNQFNHDESRTRKLLMHKKEILKLEAKIKEDGYALIPLKLYIEKGLAKLEIAIAKGKKTYDKREALKEKDQQMRIKKVLKETNR from the coding sequence ATGAAAATCGTCGCCACAAACCGAAAAGCAACGCATGATTATTTTATTGAGCACAAATATGAAGCCGGTATTCAGCTTTTAGGTACAGAAATTAAATCCATTCGCCAGTCAAAGGCAAATATTAACGATGCGTTTATTCAAATTAAAAATGGCGAACTGTTTGTGATCAATATGCACATTTCACATTATGAATACGGCAATCAGTTCAATCATGATGAATCACGCACAAGAAAATTACTGATGCATAAAAAAGAGATTTTAAAACTTGAAGCAAAAATAAAAGAGGATGGGTACGCCTTAATCCCTTTAAAACTTTACATTGAAAAAGGTCTTGCAAAATTAGAAATTGCCATTGCCAAGGGTAAAAAGACATACGATAAACGAGAAGCACTAAAGGAAAAAGACCAGCAAATGCGTATTAAAAAGGTCTTGAAAGAGACGAATCGGTAA
- the rnr gene encoding ribonuclease R, translated as MNILKYYKDHSSLAFEELLKLSKLSDEQLLAHLDELVANRRLTKTKDNNYVLYKNLAVGRIDVKDNFSFLIQVGDDLFMQDKDIKDALDNDIVLVHIGKTNKVLEVLERNVQRLVVHVSKLGQKNVFIPIKPFRLTIELTEGSMPLFGGEVLLLEVEIFENKKAICRIVEQIGNTKDPGIDILELVYQFDWPHTFSDEVLSYTESLDRRIKEDGRYRVKDELIVTIDGADAKDLDDAVSLKIVDDYYHLSVHIADVTAYVTENSILDQAATERATSVYLADRVIPMLPKRLSNDLCSLNAAEDKYALSLFMKINRQGDVVSHEIKQTIIEVNQRLNYQEVNRYLDQKSPLYTKDIEQMMDHMYDLSNLLEQKRYIRGSLNFKSDEFKYDTDEFGNILDIHLAVTGQSEGIIESFMVLANETISMHLSTLGLPCIYRVHDKPDQEKLLNVLELIKGLGIKIPRINHVTPKALQMIIEKIEDHPLEQVIHTLLLRSMKKAVYSENNIGHYGLASTYYSHFTSPIRRYPDLLLHRLIRRFLIEPSNVSEDFRHFEMLLPTLAKHCSDMEKKADELEREVDKLKTTEFMANQKNEVFEVVVSSITNAGMFVRLSNGIEGLLPLRLLDDYYTLNPKELTLTGKRSKKIFKIGQLIEVKLIEVDVKLRQLTFKLNEGKGERNYENRRHKPKSNA; from the coding sequence ATGAATATATTAAAATACTATAAAGACCATAGTAGTCTTGCGTTTGAAGAATTACTTAAGTTATCAAAGCTATCAGATGAACAGTTACTTGCACATCTAGATGAATTGGTTGCAAACAGACGATTAACTAAAACCAAAGACAATAACTATGTACTATATAAAAATTTAGCCGTAGGACGGATTGACGTTAAAGATAATTTTTCTTTTTTAATCCAAGTAGGCGACGATCTTTTTATGCAAGATAAAGACATAAAAGATGCGCTTGATAATGACATTGTATTGGTTCATATTGGTAAAACAAATAAAGTCCTTGAGGTCCTTGAAAGAAATGTTCAACGTTTGGTTGTTCACGTCTCCAAATTAGGACAAAAAAACGTCTTTATTCCAATTAAACCGTTTCGATTGACGATTGAATTAACTGAGGGGTCAATGCCACTATTTGGTGGGGAAGTTTTACTTTTAGAAGTCGAAATATTTGAAAATAAAAAAGCAATTTGTAGGATTGTTGAGCAAATTGGAAATACAAAAGACCCAGGAATTGATATATTAGAGCTTGTTTATCAGTTTGATTGGCCACACACATTTAGTGATGAGGTCTTGTCTTACACAGAATCGCTCGATCGTCGGATTAAGGAAGATGGAAGATATCGTGTAAAAGATGAACTGATTGTTACAATTGATGGTGCAGATGCGAAGGATTTAGATGACGCAGTGAGTTTGAAAATAGTGGATGATTATTATCACCTGTCTGTTCATATTGCTGATGTGACTGCGTATGTCACAGAAAATTCAATATTGGACCAAGCTGCCACAGAACGGGCCACATCGGTGTACTTAGCCGACCGTGTCATTCCCATGCTACCTAAGCGCTTATCGAACGATTTATGCAGTTTAAATGCCGCTGAAGATAAGTACGCATTATCGTTGTTTATGAAGATTAATAGACAAGGTGATGTTGTTTCACATGAGATAAAACAAACCATTATTGAAGTTAATCAACGATTGAATTATCAAGAAGTGAATCGTTACCTCGATCAAAAATCACCTTTGTACACGAAAGACATCGAACAAATGATGGATCATATGTATGACTTATCGAATCTTTTAGAACAAAAAAGATACATAAGAGGGTCGCTCAATTTTAAAAGCGATGAATTTAAGTACGATACTGACGAATTTGGTAATATTTTAGACATACACTTAGCAGTCACAGGTCAATCAGAAGGAATTATTGAATCGTTCATGGTGTTGGCTAATGAGACGATTTCGATGCATTTATCTACGTTAGGCTTACCTTGTATTTACCGTGTTCATGATAAACCTGATCAAGAAAAGTTACTTAATGTACTTGAACTGATTAAAGGACTCGGTATTAAAATCCCTAGAATTAATCATGTGACACCCAAAGCCTTACAAATGATTATTGAAAAAATAGAGGATCATCCGCTTGAACAAGTGATTCACACATTATTACTTCGTTCAATGAAAAAAGCCGTTTATAGTGAGAACAATATTGGACATTATGGCTTAGCATCAACGTATTATTCGCATTTTACTTCACCGATTAGACGGTATCCGGATTTGTTGTTGCACCGATTGATCCGAAGATTCTTAATTGAACCATCCAACGTAAGTGAAGATTTTAGACATTTTGAAATGCTTTTGCCAACCTTAGCAAAACATTGTTCAGATATGGAAAAAAAAGCAGACGAACTTGAGCGTGAAGTAGACAAGTTAAAGACAACGGAATTTATGGCAAATCAAAAGAATGAAGTGTTTGAAGTCGTTGTTTCAAGTATTACAAATGCTGGTATGTTTGTAAGGCTTTCAAATGGAATCGAGGGGCTCTTGCCACTTCGATTATTAGATGATTATTACACATTAAACCCAAAAGAGTTAACCTTGACGGGTAAACGAAGTAAAAAAATATTTAAAATTGGGCAATTGATTGAGGTGAAACTCATCGAAGTTGATGTCAAACTAAGGCAATTAACATTTAAATTAAATGAAGGAAAGGGTGAGCGCAATTATGAAAATCGTCGCCACAAACCGAAAAGCAACGCATGA
- the eno gene encoding phosphopyruvate hydratase, whose protein sequence is MPFITEVYAREVLDSRGNPTVEVEVYTESGAFGRALVPSGASTGEHEAVELRDGDKKRYLGKGVLKAVENVNDIIAPEVIGYAVTDQVAIDQLMIELDGTPNKSKLGANAILGVSMAVARAAADFLGVSLYNYLGGFNAKQLPVPMMNIINGGSHADNTVDFQEFMILPVGAPSFKEAIRWGAEVFHNLRTVLKKKGYNTSVGDEGGFAPSLKSNEEAIQVILEAIKNAGYEAGKEIFIGMDVAASEFFNKETKTYVLEGEGNKEFTSAELVDFYVGLVDKYPIITIEDGLDENDWAGWKILTEKLGKRIQLVGDDLFVTNTERLSTGIEQGIANSILIKVNQIGTLTETFEAIEMAKRAGYTAVVSHRSGETEDTTIADIVVATNAGQIKTGSASRTDRIAKYNQLIRIEDELGETGKFLGLKSFYNLKK, encoded by the coding sequence ATGCCATTTATTACAGAAGTGTATGCAAGAGAAGTTCTTGACTCACGTGGGAATCCAACGGTTGAAGTTGAGGTTTACACAGAAAGCGGCGCATTTGGTCGTGCTTTAGTACCATCAGGTGCATCAACTGGCGAACATGAAGCAGTTGAATTAAGAGACGGCGACAAAAAACGCTATTTAGGAAAAGGTGTTTTAAAAGCCGTTGAAAACGTAAACGACATTATTGCACCAGAAGTAATCGGTTATGCGGTTACAGATCAAGTTGCTATCGACCAATTAATGATCGAACTTGACGGTACACCTAATAAATCTAAATTAGGTGCTAACGCTATTTTAGGTGTTTCTATGGCAGTTGCAAGAGCAGCAGCTGACTTCCTAGGTGTGTCTTTATATAACTACCTAGGTGGTTTCAACGCAAAACAACTACCTGTACCAATGATGAACATTATTAACGGTGGTTCACATGCTGATAACACAGTTGATTTCCAAGAATTCATGATTTTACCTGTCGGGGCACCTTCATTTAAAGAAGCAATTCGTTGGGGTGCTGAAGTGTTCCACAACCTAAGAACAGTATTAAAGAAAAAAGGTTACAACACATCCGTTGGTGATGAAGGTGGATTTGCACCATCATTAAAATCAAACGAAGAAGCTATTCAAGTGATTTTAGAAGCAATCAAAAATGCAGGTTACGAAGCTGGTAAAGAAATCTTTATCGGTATGGACGTTGCTGCTTCTGAATTCTTCAATAAAGAAACTAAGACTTACGTATTAGAAGGCGAAGGCAATAAAGAATTTACATCGGCTGAATTAGTTGATTTCTATGTTGGCTTAGTAGACAAATACCCAATCATCACAATCGAAGATGGTCTTGATGAAAATGACTGGGCTGGTTGGAAGATCTTAACAGAAAAATTAGGTAAGAGAATTCAATTAGTAGGTGATGACCTATTTGTTACAAACACTGAACGTTTAAGCACAGGTATTGAACAAGGTATTGCAAACTCAATCTTAATCAAAGTAAACCAAATTGGTACATTAACTGAAACTTTTGAAGCTATTGAAATGGCTAAGAGAGCTGGTTATACTGCGGTTGTTTCACACAGAAGTGGTGAAACAGAAGATACAACAATCGCGGACATCGTTGTTGCAACAAACGCTGGTCAAATTAAGACTGGGTCAGCATCACGTACAGACCGTATTGCTAAGTACAACCAATTAATCAGAATCGAAGATGAACTAGGTGAAACTGGTAAGTTCTTAGGTTTAAAATCTTTCTATAACTTAAAAAAATAA
- a CDS encoding phosphatase PAP2 family protein, translating into MDLKIVEWFQSNRNDVFDQFFGLITEFGGDLIFLVVGTLILWLYDKKVGFRFMVIFLFTLGFNDVFKNIIRRPRPFLEGVDSVGEETYGYAMPSAHASNVSMLGLLSLEAFKPKVRWLSFVVYPIIILVLISRIYLGQHYLSDVIVGFIYALAFYHLIKTVGQNIKLHYTKVILIGLSVLLIPMIVFGMFYKSFNIASPDSFRNLFIAFGSILGLTIGHIIEEKHVKYVEKAPIIKQIVKYLIGLIIAVAIQEGFKRILPYPLEESIFTLILDAIRYFLLTIWLTLGAPYVFKLIIKEARVD; encoded by the coding sequence TGACGTTTTTGATCAGTTTTTTGGATTAATCACTGAATTCGGAGGCGATTTGATTTTCTTAGTCGTTGGAACGCTAATTTTATGGCTCTATGATAAAAAAGTTGGTTTTCGATTCATGGTGATTTTCTTATTCACGCTTGGATTCAATGACGTGTTTAAAAACATCATTAGAAGACCACGGCCGTTTTTAGAAGGTGTGGATTCTGTAGGCGAAGAAACGTATGGATATGCAATGCCTAGTGCGCACGCAAGTAACGTAAGTATGCTTGGATTGCTTAGTCTTGAGGCGTTTAAACCAAAAGTTCGATGGCTAAGTTTTGTGGTGTATCCTATAATTATACTCGTGTTGATTTCTCGTATTTATCTAGGTCAACATTACCTAAGTGATGTGATTGTAGGCTTTATTTATGCACTTGCTTTTTATCATTTAATAAAAACAGTTGGGCAAAATATAAAACTCCATTACACAAAAGTAATTCTTATTGGACTTTCAGTATTACTTATACCGATGATAGTCTTTGGAATGTTTTACAAATCATTTAACATCGCATCTCCAGATTCATTTCGAAATCTCTTTATTGCATTTGGTTCAATATTAGGTTTGACTATCGGACATATAATAGAAGAAAAACATGTGAAATATGTCGAAAAAGCACCAATCATCAAGCAAATAGTTAAATACTTGATTGGGTTAATCATCGCTGTTGCGATTCAAGAAGGCTTCAAACGAATACTGCCTTACCCACTTGAAGAAAGTATTTTTACACTAATCCTTGATGCGATACGTTATTTCTTGTTAACTATCTGGTTGACGCTTGGAGCACCTTATGTGTTTAAATTAATCATTAAAGAAGCAAGAGTCGATTAA